aCTTCCTTTAGACGAAAAACTTACAACCCATTTTGATGGGTGAATGCAGAATAAAGGGAAGCATATTCTTGAGGCACAATCATATATCTAGATTCTGATTACCCAAAGCCACAATATAAAGCTTTTATTGAACAAGTTATTGAGGCGACTGTAGCAAATCCTGATCTAGGTACAAAAATATGGAGCTTCTGGctcaaaaaatgtaaataaattacGTGGCTACCAGGTGATTTCTGTGCTGAGTAAGGCGATCtagaacaaaatttatataaaaaaaataaaagcaaggtAACACCAGAATTAAAATCATGCATACCAAATGCTCAGCTTAGTGATTTGGAGTTTTATTTCCCAAATACTTCTTCAGCACATCCATAACAGAACCAAAGTCTGCCTTCACTTGCACTGGCGGATTAGCAAACCGGCAGGCCATATCCGGGATCTTCTTTGAGTGATAATCGACCTTAGATTGCGAAAACTTCAATCCATGAGCTGTGCTAACCACAACCGTTCGATCCCCCGCTGCAATAACCCCACTATTCCTAAGCTTAATCAAGGCAGACAATGCAACTCCAGTATGAGGGCAAATAAACATCCCTGTAGAATCTGCCTGCGCCATTGCATCCATTAACTCTTCCTCCGTCGCTTCTTCAACAATCCCATTTGAGTTTTTCAAAGCATAAACAGCTCTATCTATAGAAACAGGGTCACCAATTTGAATAGCTGAAGCAAATGTAGTATTTGCCTTGACTGCCTTAAACTGAATCCACCCTGATTTATAACACAAATAAAGGGGATTAGCATTGGCGGCTTGGGAACAAACTAATCGAGGTACCCTATCAACAAGCCCTAGTTCTTGACACATTTTGAACCCTTTGTAGAAAGCATAAATGTTCCCCAAATTACCGCCGGGAACAATAACCCAATCTGGAACTTCCCAATCAAACTGCTGTAAAATCTCAATGGCAGCCGTTTTTTGCCCTTCCAGTCTCAAACTGTTCAATGAATTGGCAAGGTAAATCGGTAACTCTGAGGTGACTTCCCGTATTAACTTCATGCAACCGTCAAAATCGGTGTCGATGCTCAGAACGAAAGCGCCATTCGCTATCGGTTGAATTAATTGGGCAATGGAGATTTTATTTGCCGGTAAAAAGACAATGGAAGGGATCCCAGCGGCGGCGCAATAAGCGGACAAGGCAGCCGACGTGTCGCCGGTGGATGCGCAGCCGACTCCGACGACGGGTCGTTTCAGTTTTCTCAGACGGTTAACTTGGCTGACCAAAACGGTCATTCCCAAATCCTTGAAACTACCGGTGTGGCTGATTCCACAGTGTTTAACCCACAAATCGTTCATCCCCAAGAACTGTTTCCCGTAACGTTCGGCCCAGAACAGATTGGAGTTCCCTTCGAAAGCCGAAACGATGTCGTCCGGGTCTATCTCGGGTAAAACCCATTCCTTTTTGGACCATACTCCTGACCCGTACGGCCACGTGGTTTTCCCCACGCGTGAATCGAACAACTCCCTCCAATACGCGCCGTCGAACTTCTTCAAAGCCTCAATGTCATGTTGAACGTCGAGCAGTCCGCCCGAAAGGCTCCGGTATACGATCTCGTCGAGCGAGTACGACTCGGTGGAGTCGGGTCCAGCATTGAAGGGAACGTACTTGGCGGAGAAGGTGTTGTTGGCAATGGAGCGGTGGCGACGAGCCTCATCGCGGATGTTCTCATCGGCAAGGCGTCCGCTCTTTAGTGGAGAAGGGGAGTTACTGTTAGAGGAGGTAGTAGAAGGGCAGGGATCGTAGGTAGATGAGGAGGTGCATGAGATAACAGTAGGGGGAGGGCGATTGAAtttggtgttgttttgatgaCGGGGCAATGGgaatttggatttggatttggaGGAGAGAGAAGAGTGAAAGAGAGAACAAGAGGAAGCCATGTTCGGGGATGGAGGCGGCCGCGGGAGGTGGTCCGGCGTGTGGGATTTTGGTTGTCCTTTTTATCTTTGCTCTTAAATTGGAGGATGGTCTTAAAATGAGAGTGGAGGGATTGATTTGTTCTCCTTCGTTTTCGACAGACCTGTTCACCGGACGTAAATGAACGGATAAAGTTgttaattacaaatttgataattttttaacttaatagATTAAGCATAAGAGTAATTAAACTCTCTtatcattataaaaaattataattctttatgcTAATAGAGtataactaaattgtaatttgctATGTTATGTTTAGtagtacaaattgtaattatatagttatatagcatgataaaaataatttctaaacaaattaaaattaaaatcaaatcatcatataagataataagaaaaataagcaattttatctaattgttctaTTACATATTTATTGAGTTATttcctctttaatatttaacatatgctccttattattatttgttactcATTGATTgagttcatcatcatcatttgaatttgaatctatatcattaatattatcgAGATCTTCTTCTTTCATTTACTCTTCGAAGTATGAATCATCTCAATTCTACCtataattgaaattatgaaCATATTAGTACTGTAATGCCTAGATTTTGCCTGGCctttaataaacaaaaataaaaataaaagtccagtgtttttttttacaacACTAAGCCCAAAATCACAAAACCCAAAGCTCCAGACCCAATCTAAAAAATGGCCCAATCATAGTGTGGCCCAAAACAGTTTTAGAAATCCCTAGGGTTTCTAGGGTAAATTTCAGCCGCCGCAGCCAAGTCCCTCTGCATAAGCCGAATCTTTGTGCGCGCCTTCTCCAAATCCGCACGGCAAGAAAGGCAATAGAATAATATCAGCAGAATAGcaagaaaatccaaaaaaaaaacagcaagcagataatgtatttgatatgtcttacctttttcttttttcataaactGCTATAAAAAAGCAGATTCAATATTGTAAAAGGGGgggaaaatcaaataaaaaaaaacaagcaaTTTCACAGCACAAACAGAGAGTTAATCGGAATTAAAGGttgatattttcaatttttgtttattttttctattgttatttatacatatatatatatttcttttttcttcatttttaaaaacaaataatattgaatCAAAAAACGAAAGAAATTACCTTTCTTTGGACTCTGAGGCGGCGCTGAAGCGTTTGAGAGAGCCACGCCGAGATCGATGGCGGAAGCAGAAGGGTTTCCTTGATTTATTCTTGACTTGTCGATTTTCTAAAACTCAAACCCATTTGGGTTTAGAGAGGCCCAAGGAACCAAATAGGAGATTTTCTCCTTTTTGGCCACTGCAGATGAGCAGTCTTGGCCGGAGGTCGGGCGGTGTGGTGGTGATGGCGGACCGTGCTTTCGGATGATTTGGGAGGAGAGcctttttgaagtttttttaaaggttcaaaaaattaaaatttttgaaaggagTTTTGGTTTAAATAGCTAATTAAAAAGGCGCCGTTTTGGGCATGGGTCAACCCGAAACCGACCCGACCCAGCCTAGGGTCCGCGCGTTTTTGAGTGGAGGGGCAAATttcgcttttagcccctccgccttttaacgCTTTTACAATcaggtttcttttatttttaaaatttatcccttcaatttttctttgatttcaatttaaccctatttgaaacgacgccgttttggaggAGAAGGGATAATTTCAGTTCCAGCCCCTCTGAATTGTTAGCGTGTTCAATAGGATCCCCCAGTCTTCAATTATTTGCGAATTTACCccagattttttatttgtagttcaattcagttttttttaacatttttcttaaaattaattaattttaataatgtaattatttttttatttttatatttttcatatgtaattattttttaaatctatatatatgtatatttattttttatgtacatattttttttcaactaatatttttctcatgtttatatatatacatatatttattttttataatgtagatattatttaattattttaatatattttacgtgtacatatatatatattttaataaatattttatatttatatatatatctatacatacccatgtttttttttaaaatgcttaaatatacacttatatttttaacacatattttacaatatttattttcttaaatgcaTTATGacttttgtttatataattctataatccaaaattttataagtaaatcattttttctcataatttcaacgtatatattatgtaccttttattctttatatttttttgtttatttctttcatttgtctattattttgtgttttcatttacattattttatctTGACTCGTTTATTcgatattttgcatgtcattgattattttcttatgtatatttatattatctCTATGCCATTGTTATattcattatcattatttgttAAAGCGGCATTTATACATGCATTCAATCTAATATTAcatcatctttttactcgaatttaaaaatagagtttttcaaaatagagataatactcgtatttaggattttcaagaaagttgagccctaacgtattgggttccgattttcttcgtaaaatctaacaatcgaggattgctctttaatcaaacaaaataaaacttgtcatcgggaattcaatatgttgtgtcctaatgtattggatgtgacacgtcgATTTCTCGAgactaagattttttttaaaaaaataaaggaaatattgattGTTTGGAATTTtaggaaattgtgccctaacgtattgggctgcgatttcttcataaattttaaacaattagatattttcttaaattttattacacgagttttttggactaactcatcttgaagagaataaaatgttgtgccctaacgcattgggtgtgatatttttcttttttaaaatgagaaagtcttaataaataatttaattaaggaccgtattttttaaactctcgactttaagacattaattaatcaatttggtaccaatttttgggcgttacgagggtgctaatccttcctcgtacgtaacggACTCCCGAAtctgtttttctaaaactcgtagaccaaagtcattttttaggtgatccaatcacacattaataaaagattggtggcgactcccaatttttgttttttttaaagtcgacaactaatctttgtttttttttctcaaaaagaaatggtttcgacaggtacgattcaaccttttttttatacTATACTAATGTGATGTTGttaatgtgaaatattttttagaacaaTAAATATCTTCTCAACCATATTTCAAAGCTTtgaatgtataaaattaaagaattctCAAGCTGTCTACGGTACTTGTGTCTGGCATCATTATCTCCAATGGTATCATACCCCACGATATGGTGCAAGAAAACCttttgtattttcataattaacacCGACCTTGTAATATTTGAGCTCATAATCcaaataatatgtaattttaagtataaatatatatataaacttaatttgaagaaaaaattatagTAAGTTATAACcctttttataatatgtatattaagtaaaaataatataaaacttataatatataaccttaataatttttttataaattgtctAAATTTTCGTAGcatttcttataaataatataatttttcacgGTAACTTTAGAAAGTtatcttttataaataagttatgataaaaaattataacattttttataaataagcatattatttttataatatatagtatggacttataaataaattatttccatACTTCTTtgccataatttttataaataaatattgtaaaacttatataacatgtaaattatttttataataaactttttggtcataattttagaaatttttaggatttaaataatatactttttgttataattttataaaatacacaatttttataatatatttttaaatatttataatgtaaaaaaattccATAATCATCTTAAGCACTTATGTgtattcatgcttataatatattttttataacttgtataaaaataattttttaaaattgaatttgggTGAAATTACCTACTAATTACTTTAATTCACACCCATTTCTTAAGAATTTGAAAGTGTAATTGGGGTGTTGCAATTACACCCAATTCGATAGGATCCACTAATTACAATGACTACC
This genomic stretch from Gossypium raimondii isolate GPD5lz chromosome 6, ASM2569854v1, whole genome shotgun sequence harbors:
- the LOC105774633 gene encoding threonine synthase 1, chloroplastic, encoding MASSCSLFHSSLSSKSKSKFPLPRHQNNTKFNRPPPTVISCTSSSTYDPCPSTTSSNSNSPSPLKSGRLADENIRDEARRHRSIANNTFSAKYVPFNAGPDSTESYSLDEIVYRSLSGGLLDVQHDIEALKKFDGAYWRELFDSRVGKTTWPYGSGVWSKKEWVLPEIDPDDIVSAFEGNSNLFWAERYGKQFLGMNDLWVKHCGISHTGSFKDLGMTVLVSQVNRLRKLKRPVVGVGCASTGDTSAALSAYCAAAGIPSIVFLPANKISIAQLIQPIANGAFVLSIDTDFDGCMKLIREVTSELPIYLANSLNSLRLEGQKTAAIEILQQFDWEVPDWVIVPGGNLGNIYAFYKGFKMCQELGLVDRVPRLVCSQAANANPLYLCYKSGWIQFKAVKANTTFASAIQIGDPVSIDRAVYALKNSNGIVEEATEEELMDAMAQADSTGMFICPHTGVALSALIKLRNSGVIAAGDRTVVVSTAHGLKFSQSKVDYHSKKIPDMACRFANPPVQVKADFGSVMDVLKKYLGNKTPNH